AACACCAGGAGAAAAGTTTTTATATGTTATTTTTTCTTTGGCTACAGCAGCAACATTATTTTATGTTGTATCGTTTAGTACAAATTTAGACGCTTTAAATCGAGATATACAAAGCTTAGAAAGTACCGTGGAACAGCAAGAAACGATCAACGCTAATTTAACATATCAAGTAAAAGAATATAGTAATCCTGATCGCATTCTTCGTATTGCTAAAGAGAATGGATTGAAAATTCAAAACACAGAAGTAAAGCAAACAGCTACAATTTCTGAATAGACAGTAATGGGGTGATCAAAAGTGAAGAAAAATAAAACGACATCGACGATGGCAAACCTATTCATACTTATATTTGTCGTGATATTTTTAACACTATCTGGTCGCTTTTTATACATACAAGCAACTGGTGAAATTCAGGGAATAGATTTACAAGAATGGGCGGATGATCGTAGGACGAATAATTACGCAATAGAAGCAAACCGAGGAACGATTTATGATCGTAATGGCATGGATCTTGCGCAAGATCGGGCAACATATAGCTTATATGCGATTGTTGATGAGGCTTATTCTACAAACCTTGATAATCCCAAACATGTGGATAATGTAGATAAGACTGCAGAAGCATTAGCACCTTTGTTGGATATGGAAGTAGCAGAAGTTAAATCTGTTCTTCAAACGGGTATAGAAAATGATAAATTTCAAGTAGAATTTGGTGCAAATGGTAGTCAGTTAAGTCAAGAAGTGAAGTTGGATATTGAAGCACTCGATTTACCAGGAATAAATTTCGATGAAGAAGCAAAGCGTTATTATCCAAATGGTACTTTCGCTTCTCAGATAATCGGTCTTGCCCAAAAAAATGATGATTCAATTATTACTGGTATAACAGGTATTGAAGCGCAATTAGATGATTACTTACAAGGAACGAATGGTTCAATTTCGTATAAACGGGATAAATACAATACTAAATTACTAGACCCTGATGAAATTATTCAAGAAGAAGAAGATGGGGACAATGTTTACCTAACAATTGACCAAAAAATTCAAACATTCCTAGAGGATGCAATGTCACAAGTGGTAGAAGATTACAATCCTGCACGTATTACTGCCACAGTCATTGATCCAAAAACGGGAGAAATATTAGCGATGAGTAACAGGCCAAGTTATAATCCAAATGACCTTGAAAACGTTGAGAATTGGTATAATGATGTGGTATCGACGCCAATTGAACCTGGTTCTACTATGAAAGCTTTTACTTTAGCTGCAGCAATTGAAGAAGGCGTCTATAATGGTGATGAACTCTATGAATCTGGAAGTTATAAAATTGATGAAATTGAAAAACCAATTACAGATTATAATCAATCATGGGGTTTGATACCATTTGATGAGGGTATTCGACGATCTTCAAACGTTGCTGTGTCTAAGTTAGTCTGGGAGAAGATGGGAACAGAAACGTTTTTAGAATACTTAAATGCGTTTCATTTCGACCAAAATACGGGGATTGATTTACCTAGAGAGCAGGCAGGGACAATACTGTATAATTATACGATTGAGAAGTTAACCACTGCTTATGGTCAAGGCTCAACTGTTACGCCAATTCAACTCATTCAAGCAGCTACAGCACTAGCTAATGATGGTAATATGATGAAGCCATACGTGATATCAAAAATAACGGATAGTGAAACTGGCCAAATTGTTGAAGAAACAGAATCAGAGGTAGTAGGCAATCCGATATCTGAGGAGACGGCAAACCAAGTACTTGATATATTAGAAACAGTTGTAACCGAAGAAGATGGAACAGCCCATAATATTTATAATTTATCTGATTATTCTGTTGCTGGTAAAACAGGTACAGCACAACTTTCTCAGGGTGGATATTTAACTGGGGCTAATAATTATATCTTTTCCTTTTTAGGGATGGCACCGAAGGAAGATCCAGAGCTTATTATGTACATTACGGTACAACAGCCTGAACTAGAAGTAGGAGAAGCAGGGTCTGCTCCTGTTTCTTACATTTTTAAAAATGTTATGGAGAATAGTTTACATTACTTAAATATTCAACCTGATAAAGAAGAACAAGAAACTGTTGCAACTTATACATTTCCAGAAGTTATAGGAGAATCTGTAGACGAAGTCAAAGCAAATTTAGAAGAAAACGATCTGAAAGTTACCATGATTGGTAATGGCGAGTCGGTTACAGCTTCATCTGTTACATCTGGCGAGAAAGTGGTATCTGGTGAACATATCTTGTTAGTTACAGATAATCCAACGATGCCAAACATTACTGGTTGGTCATTGCGCAATGTTATCGAGTTAGGTGAATTAGTTGATCTGGATTTAGAATATATAGGAAGTGGTTACGCCACCTCTCAAAGTGTCAAAACTGGATCAGATATAGGGGAAAACACCTATATGATGGTTGAATTTTCGCCACCTGAGAATACTGAAGAAGAGTCAGAAGATGAGTCAGAAGAAGAAACAACATCAGAAAATGATTAATTAGAGTGAAGCATTCAAAGTGATGCAGTGTTCTATTCGTTTAACATTTACATATACTAGATACAACTTTACTTGGATAATGTGAGGAGTTATTAAGCCATGAAACGTGTATCAAATGTAACGATGCGAAAACGAATTGTCACTGTATTTCTTTTTGCTTTTCTTTTGTTTTTAGTAATAACGATTCGCTTGGGTTATGTTCAGTTCATAATGGGTGACGAGCTGATGGATAAAGCGGAAGCTTCATGGAGTAGGGACATTGATTTTGAAGCTGAGCGTGGTCAAATCTTGGACAAGAATGGCTTAGTGTTAGCAGAAAATGTTACAGCCCCTACGATTATGGTTGTTCCGAGACAAATCAAAGATTCAGAAAGAGCTGCAACATTACTAAGCAATATCTTAGAAATATCGGAAGAAGACATGTTATTAGAATTAACGAAAAACACGAGTATCGTGCGATTTAACGCCGGAAGAAAGGTTACAGAAGAACAAGCAGAGGCGGTTCAAACGCTAGCTTTAGATGGGGTTTACGTTGCTAAAGATACGAAACGATATTATCCCAATGGCGATTATCTTTCACATGTGTTAGGTTTTAGTGGAATAGATAATCAAGGGTTAATGGGACTAGAGTTATATTATGATGAAGAGCTCAGCGGAGAAAAAGGAAGTCTATCATTCTATTCTGATGCTAAAGGTCAACGATTACCCAGTTTAGCAGATACGTATCAAGCGCCAACTGATGGTTTGGATATGAAATTGTCTATTGATGCGAAAGTTCAAACAATTATAGAAAGAGAGCTGGATCAAGCGGAAGCAACGTATAATCCAGATGGCGCATTAGCGATAGCAGTTGATCCTGATACAGGTGGTATTCTTGCAATGGCTTCAAGGCCTAATTTTGATCCAGAAGATTATCAATCTGTAGATGCAGATATTTATAATCGAAATTTACCAATTTGGAGCACATATGAACCTGGTTCCACCTTTAAAATTATCACATTAGCTGCAGCGTTGGAAGAAGAAGTTGTTGATTTAGAGGAAGATGAATTTTTTGATGATGGAAGTATGGAAGTAGGCGGTGCGACATTACACTGTTGGAAAAGTGGTGGTCATGGCCAACAAACTTACTTAGAAGTTGTCCAAAATTCATGTAACCCTGGTTTTATTTCTTTAGGTCAAAAAATTGGTAAAGAAAAACTGTTTTCCTATATAGATGATTTTGGTTTTGGACAAAAGACTGGCGTTGATTTATTTGGTGAAGAGAATGGGATATTATTTAACTTAGATCAAGTAGGACCTGTTGAACTAGCTACTACTTCATTTGGTCAAGGTGTATCAGTAACGCCAATTCAACAAGTTATGGCGGTCTCAGCAGCAGTAAACGGTGGATATTTATATGAACCATATGTTGCTGCAGAATGGTTGGATCCAGTAACAGGTGAAAGTGTGGAAACAGTTGAACCTACCTTGAAAAGACAGGTAATTTCAAATGAAACTTCTATCCAAATACGTGAGGCTTTAGAAAGTGTTGTGGCAAAAGGAACTGGTAGAGGTGCTTATGTAGAAGGATATCGAGTAGGTGGTAAAACAGGAACTGCCCAAAAAGTTGGAGAAGATGGACAGTATATGGCGGATAATCATATCGTTTCTTTTATTGGATTCGCTCCTGCTAATGACCCAGAAATTGTTGTCTATTTAGCTATCGACAACCCGAAGGACACT
The nucleotide sequence above comes from Paraliobacillus zengyii. Encoded proteins:
- the ftsL gene encoding cell division protein FtsL translates to MSASEARNWQQTAAERSEQTYRQTETKKQVKVDVTQRWITPGEKFLYVIFSLATAATLFYVVSFSTNLDALNRDIQSLESTVEQQETINANLTYQVKEYSNPDRILRIAKENGLKIQNTEVKQTATISE
- a CDS encoding penicillin-binding protein, with the protein product MKKNKTTSTMANLFILIFVVIFLTLSGRFLYIQATGEIQGIDLQEWADDRRTNNYAIEANRGTIYDRNGMDLAQDRATYSLYAIVDEAYSTNLDNPKHVDNVDKTAEALAPLLDMEVAEVKSVLQTGIENDKFQVEFGANGSQLSQEVKLDIEALDLPGINFDEEAKRYYPNGTFASQIIGLAQKNDDSIITGITGIEAQLDDYLQGTNGSISYKRDKYNTKLLDPDEIIQEEEDGDNVYLTIDQKIQTFLEDAMSQVVEDYNPARITATVIDPKTGEILAMSNRPSYNPNDLENVENWYNDVVSTPIEPGSTMKAFTLAAAIEEGVYNGDELYESGSYKIDEIEKPITDYNQSWGLIPFDEGIRRSSNVAVSKLVWEKMGTETFLEYLNAFHFDQNTGIDLPREQAGTILYNYTIEKLTTAYGQGSTVTPIQLIQAATALANDGNMMKPYVISKITDSETGQIVEETESEVVGNPISEETANQVLDILETVVTEEDGTAHNIYNLSDYSVAGKTGTAQLSQGGYLTGANNYIFSFLGMAPKEDPELIMYITVQQPELEVGEAGSAPVSYIFKNVMENSLHYLNIQPDKEEQETVATYTFPEVIGESVDEVKANLEENDLKVTMIGNGESVTASSVTSGEKVVSGEHILLVTDNPTMPNITGWSLRNVIELGELVDLDLEYIGSGYATSQSVKTGSDIGENTYMMVEFSPPENTEEESEDESEEETTSEND
- a CDS encoding stage V sporulation protein D, yielding MKRVSNVTMRKRIVTVFLFAFLLFLVITIRLGYVQFIMGDELMDKAEASWSRDIDFEAERGQILDKNGLVLAENVTAPTIMVVPRQIKDSERAATLLSNILEISEEDMLLELTKNTSIVRFNAGRKVTEEQAEAVQTLALDGVYVAKDTKRYYPNGDYLSHVLGFSGIDNQGLMGLELYYDEELSGEKGSLSFYSDAKGQRLPSLADTYQAPTDGLDMKLSIDAKVQTIIERELDQAEATYNPDGALAIAVDPDTGGILAMASRPNFDPEDYQSVDADIYNRNLPIWSTYEPGSTFKIITLAAALEEEVVDLEEDEFFDDGSMEVGGATLHCWKSGGHGQQTYLEVVQNSCNPGFISLGQKIGKEKLFSYIDDFGFGQKTGVDLFGEENGILFNLDQVGPVELATTSFGQGVSVTPIQQVMAVSAAVNGGYLYEPYVAAEWLDPVTGESVETVEPTLKRQVISNETSIQIREALESVVAKGTGRGAYVEGYRVGGKTGTAQKVGEDGQYMADNHIVSFIGFAPANDPEIVVYLAIDNPKDTVQFGGVVAAPIVGNIMEDSLRAMGVPTTTEGLEKEYQWPDQPLVEVPDLIGVSRNELQEYLINLSIEASGEGDKVIEQDPAAGTKLEEGETVRLYFSD